CCACGACCGCCAGCGTCCTCAGCGTCCTACCGGCGACAACAGAAACCGCGCCCCGTGCTCCAGTGCTCCGCATCTCGCGTCTCCTTACGATCGGCGCCCGGCCGGTGCCCCCCAGGGACGAACCGGCCTTTGGCCCGTCAAGTGTAGGTAGGGTCGCGCCGGAATGCCAAAAAACGTTTGGCCGCGCGGTGACGGTAACACGGGTCGTGCGTCGATTGCCGCGCCACCTCGCTCCTGCTAGCGTGCGCGCATGAGCGAGCGGATTCTCTTCGCCGACGACGATCTGACCGGGCGAGAGCTCAGCATCTTCAACCTGACCGAGGCGGGCTACGCGGTGGACGCGGCGCCGGACGGCAAGCAAGCCCTCTCGCTCTTTTCGCCCGAACGGCACCACCTCGTCATCACCGACCTCCGCATGCCGAAGCTCTCGGGGATGGAGCTCGTCGCCGAGGTGAGGCGCCAGGCCCCGGAGGTACCGATCATCGTCATCACCGCCCACGGCAGCGTCGAAGCCGCCGTCGAGGCCATGCAGGCCGGCGCGTACGACTTCCTACAAAAACCCTTCGGCCGGGACGAGCTCTTGCTCGCGGCCAGCCGAGCGCTCGAGCGGCGGCGCCTGGGCATCGAGGTCCGGGCGCTGCGCCTCCGGGCAGCCGGCATCGAGCGCGAGATCGTTGCCGTCTCCGAGCCCATGCAAGGGCTGCTGCGCACGGTGGACCGGGTGGCGCGAAGCGAGGCCTCGGTGCTCATCACCGGGGAGAGCGGAACGGGAAAAGAGCTCGTCGCCCGGCGCATCCACAGCCGAAGTCCGCGCGCCGAGAAGCCTTTCGTGGCCGTAAACTGCGCCTCCATGCCGGCCGAGCTCCTCGAATCGGAGCTCTTCGGGCACGAGAAGGGCGCCTACACGGGAGCCGTGCGAGCCCGGGCGGGCCGCTTCCGCAAGGCCGAGGGCGGCACCTTGCTCCTCGACGAGATCGGCGAGATGTCCCCCGCCCTGCAGAGCAAGCTACTGCGCGCCCTGCAGGAACGGGTGATCGACGTGCTCGGTTCAGACCATCCGGTGCCCATCAACGTGCGCGTGGTGGCCGCGACCCACCAGGAGCTGCCCCGGCTCATCGAGACGGGGGCGTTCCGAGAGGACCTCTATTACCGACTCAACGTGGTGGAGCTGAACGTCCCGCCGCTCCGCAGTCGCCCGGAGGACGTCGAGCCTCTCGCCCGCCACTTCCTGCAACGCATCGCTCCCGACCGCGAGCTCCAGCTCTCCGATGAGCTGCTCCGCGCGCTTCGCCGCTACCCCTGGCCGGGCAACGTCCGTGAGCTCGAGAACGTCTGCGAGCGCCTGGTGATTCTCAGCGAGGACGAGCTGCGCACCATGGACCTGCCGCCCGCGTTCGCCAGCAGCGCTGCCGCCTCGGCACACACCTCGCCCTCGCTCGAAGCGTGGCCGCCCTTTCCTCCGGAGGGAATTTCGCTCGTCGACCTCGAACGACGCGTGATCGAACGTGCGCTGGACCTGAAGGGCGGCAACATCTCGCAGGCCGCCCAGTTCCTGCACATCCCCCGTCACATCCTCGTCTACCGGCTCGAGAAATTCGGACTTCGCCGTGGAAAACCCGAGCGCCCGTAACGTGCCGACGGGGACCCGCCCTCCCCGCCGGGGACTCTTCTCTCCCGCTATGCTGCTCGCCGCCTGGGTGCCGGCGGTCGTGATCACGGTCCTGCATTACCTTACCGGCGCAGAGCATCATGGGTTCCACGACATTCTTCGCCGGCTCTACTACCTGCCCATCATCCTGGCCTCGTTCTCCTGTGGTCTGCGGGGCGGGCTGCTCGTGGCTACGTTGGTCACCGCGGCCTACAGCCCGCACGCCTTCACCCACCTCGGTCACATGGACCCGGCGGCGCCCCTGGAGAAGAGCCTCGAGCTTCTGCTCTATCTGGTGGTGGGGGGGGTCACCGGCCGCCTCGTCGACCGGGAGCGCGCGCGGCAGCACGAGCTCGGTGAGGCGCTGAAGGAGCAGCAGCGGACCGCCGCAGAGCTCATCCGCGCGGGACGACTCGCAGCGCTCGGGGAGATGGTGTCGGCCATGGCGCACGAGATCAAGAACCCCCTTCACGCCCTCCGCGGCACCGCGGAGGTGGTGGACGCCGTGGTTCCCAAGGACGCGCCCCAGCACCGCCTCTGGGAGCTCCACCGGCAGGAGATCGATCGTCTGGAGAGCGTGGCCGTGCGCTTCCTCTCCTTCGCGCGCCCCTCGCCCCCCGAGCGTCGGTCGGTCGATCTCGCGCAGGTGGTCGAACGCGTGCGGACCCTCATCGCCCCACAGGCGCAGCGGGACCACGTGACCATCGAGGTGCCGGAGCGCACGGCCGACCCCGCGCAAACCGTCGCGGCCGACGAACAGCAACTGGTTCAGGTGCTGCTCAATATCTCGTTGAACGGCCTTCAGGCGATGGAGGCCGCTGCAGGAAGCCTGAGCTTCCAGCTGGCTCGGGAGCAACGACATCGGCAGGCCTTCGCCGTGATCCGCATCGAGAACACCGGACCGACGATCCCCGAGGCGAAACTGGAGCGCATCTTCGATCCGTTCTTCACCACCAAGGAGAGCGGCTCCGGGCTCGGCCTTTCCATCGCCGCCCGCATCGTCGAGCAGCACGGCGGCCTGCTCGAGGTCGAGAACCTCCCGGCTGGACGCGGGGTCCGCTTCTCCGTGCTGCTGCCGGAGGGGACCTCGGCCGGCCCCACGACCCCGCAGCCAAGAGTCTAGAACCCCGTCCTCCACCTCCGACGCCGCACGTCGTCTCGGGCCCCCCGGGGCGACCTTCGCCACTGTGTCGAAGACTATTCGTCACTCCGGCTTCTCGGGCATCCAGGGGTGACCACGGAAGCTTGAAGTTACTCGGCAAGCCGCTCCCATCGAGCGGAATCCGCTCTTGGCCGAACTCCTGCAATGCCCTGCCGCAGTGAGCTTTCCTCGTCGTTCGCTTCGCACTGCCGGGCTGACCGGCGCACCGGAGGAGTCCGTCATGGGTACCTCGAGCAAGCTCGTGGCCGTGTTCGTGGTGGGGGCGTGGATCGCCGTCGAAGGGTGTGCCGGCGACAGCCACGCGGAGGCGACGCGTTCGAAGCGCGCGGCCGCTCGGCCCCAGCGAGCCCAGGAGATCAAGCTCTCCGTCACCTCCGCAGGCTTCGTCCCGGCGAAGGTGACCGTCACGGCGGGCAAGCCTGTCACGCTGGTCGTCACCCGCGAAGCGACGCGCACCTGCGCGACCCACATCGTCATCAAGGACTTCGGCATCCACAAGCCCTTGCCGCTGAATCAGGCCGTGCGCGTCACCTTCACGCCGGCCCGGCCCGGGAGGATCCGGTACGCCTGCGCGATGGACATGATCGCCGGCGTGATCGTCGTGGAGTAGGACCTCCGAGCGGGGGTTCAGCGGAACGGAGAGCGCGATGATGGTCCACACGAGCACGACGCGCGCCGGGGCGCGGTCCCTCTCACTCGGGACTGCACTGCTCCTGCTGTTCGGGCGCGCCGCGCTCGCGGGAGAACCGGCCGTCGCGGGGGTGGGGCCCGCGCCGCTCGACGATCCCGTGCTCGCCGGCCTGGTCAAGGAAGCCCTCGAGAAGCGTCCGGAGCTGGCCCAGGCGCGAGCCACGATCCGGGCGGACCTCGCTCGAGCGCCCCAGGTGCGAGCCCTCCCCGACCCGGTCCTGACGCTGGGCATCCAGAACGATGGCTTCCGGAGGCTCCAGATCGGCGAGATGGAAACGAGCTACCTCACCGTCATGGCCTCCCAGACCTTCCCTTGGTACGGCAAGCGCGAGCTCCGGGGTGACGTGATCACTCTAGGAGTCCACCAGGCCGAATCAGATCTCCAGCGCGCGTGGCTGTCGATCCGAGCCGAGGTCGAGCGCGCGTACCTCGACCTCCTCTTGGGAAGAGCACAGCTCCAGCTGCTCACCAAGCTCGACGCGCTCTGGACGCAAGCCCAAGGGCTGGCGCGAGCCCGCTACGAGTCAGCCGATGGGGCGCAATCGGATATCCTCCGGGCCCAGCTCGAACGCAGCCGCCTCAGGCAGCGCCGCTGGGCGCTCGAG
This region of Deltaproteobacteria bacterium genomic DNA includes:
- a CDS encoding sigma-54-dependent Fis family transcriptional regulator, producing MSERILFADDDLTGRELSIFNLTEAGYAVDAAPDGKQALSLFSPERHHLVITDLRMPKLSGMELVAEVRRQAPEVPIIVITAHGSVEAAVEAMQAGAYDFLQKPFGRDELLLAASRALERRRLGIEVRALRLRAAGIEREIVAVSEPMQGLLRTVDRVARSEASVLITGESGTGKELVARRIHSRSPRAEKPFVAVNCASMPAELLESELFGHEKGAYTGAVRARAGRFRKAEGGTLLLDEIGEMSPALQSKLLRALQERVIDVLGSDHPVPINVRVVAATHQELPRLIETGAFREDLYYRLNVVELNVPPLRSRPEDVEPLARHFLQRIAPDRELQLSDELLRALRRYPWPGNVRELENVCERLVILSEDELRTMDLPPAFASSAAASAHTSPSLEAWPPFPPEGISLVDLERRVIERALDLKGGNISQAAQFLHIPRHILVYRLEKFGLRRGKPERP
- a CDS encoding sensor histidine kinase, with amino-acid sequence MENPSARNVPTGTRPPRRGLFSPAMLLAAWVPAVVITVLHYLTGAEHHGFHDILRRLYYLPIILASFSCGLRGGLLVATLVTAAYSPHAFTHLGHMDPAAPLEKSLELLLYLVVGGVTGRLVDRERARQHELGEALKEQQRTAAELIRAGRLAALGEMVSAMAHEIKNPLHALRGTAEVVDAVVPKDAPQHRLWELHRQEIDRLESVAVRFLSFARPSPPERRSVDLAQVVERVRTLIAPQAQRDHVTIEVPERTADPAQTVAADEQQLVQVLLNISLNGLQAMEAAAGSLSFQLAREQRHRQAFAVIRIENTGPTIPEAKLERIFDPFFTTKESGSGLGLSIAARIVEQHGGLLEVENLPAGRGVRFSVLLPEGTSAGPTTPQPRV
- a CDS encoding cupredoxin domain-containing protein, whose product is MGTSSKLVAVFVVGAWIAVEGCAGDSHAEATRSKRAAARPQRAQEIKLSVTSAGFVPAKVTVTAGKPVTLVVTREATRTCATHIVIKDFGIHKPLPLNQAVRVTFTPARPGRIRYACAMDMIAGVIVVE